Proteins found in one Paenibacillus borealis genomic segment:
- a CDS encoding LysR family transcriptional regulator — protein MELLQLQYFITVARLEHMTEAALTLHVTQSSLSKTIQRLEEDLGVPLFDRTGRKLRLNESGSRFLPRAEKALFELEQGRQELRDLSSLEPDTLELAVTTASTLPNILREFRKKLPAVHFHVQMLSMQEMITLLRRGEVDFCLSSPPVWGDDMECQIVCNDPIYVAVPVGHPLAGRRSLSLIELKDEWFAGVKRGYGIRDLVDSVCQSAGFTPRYAYEGDEPARLVALVEAGIGLAFIPGTAKNSQDNILLIPIEDQGLVREIALLWHKDRYISQAGRIFRDVVIEYFNGNNEK, from the coding sequence ATGGAGCTTCTTCAATTACAATATTTCATCACTGTGGCCCGCTTGGAGCATATGACCGAGGCTGCACTCACTCTGCACGTGACTCAATCTTCACTCAGCAAGACCATTCAGCGCCTGGAAGAGGATCTTGGGGTTCCCCTGTTTGACCGGACCGGGAGGAAGCTGCGCTTAAATGAGTCCGGCAGCAGATTCCTTCCACGTGCGGAGAAGGCCTTGTTTGAATTGGAGCAGGGGAGGCAGGAGCTTAGAGATCTGTCCAGCCTGGAGCCGGATACACTTGAATTAGCCGTAACCACTGCAAGCACATTGCCTAATATCCTCCGGGAATTCCGCAAAAAGCTGCCTGCTGTCCATTTCCACGTACAAATGCTGTCCATGCAGGAGATGATTACCCTTCTTCGAAGGGGAGAGGTCGATTTCTGTTTGTCTTCACCGCCGGTATGGGGAGATGATATGGAATGTCAAATCGTCTGCAACGACCCTATATATGTTGCCGTTCCAGTAGGTCACCCTTTGGCAGGCCGCCGGAGCTTATCGCTAATTGAACTCAAGGATGAATGGTTTGCCGGTGTGAAAAGAGGCTATGGTATCCGCGATTTAGTGGACTCAGTGTGCCAATCTGCAGGCTTTACACCCCGCTATGCGTATGAAGGGGATGAGCCGGCAAGGCTGGTTGCCCTGGTGGAAGCCGGAATCGGCTTAGCCTTCATCCCCGGCACGGCCAAGAATTCACAGGATAATATCCTGTTGATCCCTATCGAGGATCAGGGTCTGGTCAGGGAGATCGCCTTGTTATGGCATAAAGACCGCTACATTTCACAGGCTGGACGGATATTCCGTGACGTCGTTATTGAATACTTCAATGGAAACAATGAAAAGTGA
- the bshB2 gene encoding bacillithiol biosynthesis deacetylase BshB2, whose protein sequence is MDTNQYEHKRILVVFPHPDDEAFAAAGTLAKYIDGGAEVTYACLTLGEMGRNMGIPPFANRVTLPEIRKEELIASCRAIGIQDLRMLGFHDKMIEFEDPQLLDNTLLALLKELTPSLVITFYPGYSVHPDHDATGAAVIRAVSRLPAAERPMVHCIAFSSNHEQMIGPPDVNVDVTAFLARKMASIQAHTSQYQAAELVGSRELTAEEIQIRFGRESFWTYRVE, encoded by the coding sequence ATGGATACTAATCAGTATGAACATAAACGCATTCTAGTTGTATTTCCGCATCCCGATGATGAAGCCTTCGCTGCCGCAGGTACCCTGGCGAAGTATATAGACGGCGGTGCTGAAGTGACCTATGCCTGTCTGACCTTAGGGGAGATGGGGCGGAACATGGGAATCCCGCCGTTTGCGAACCGGGTTACTTTGCCGGAGATTCGTAAGGAAGAATTGATAGCCTCCTGCCGTGCGATTGGCATTCAAGACCTACGGATGCTTGGTTTCCACGATAAAATGATCGAATTCGAAGATCCGCAGCTGCTGGACAATACACTGCTGGCGTTGCTCAAAGAATTGACCCCATCACTGGTCATTACCTTTTATCCTGGATATAGTGTACATCCCGATCACGATGCCACCGGAGCCGCTGTTATCCGGGCGGTTAGCAGGCTCCCGGCTGCGGAACGGCCGATGGTTCACTGCATTGCATTCTCCAGCAACCATGAGCAGATGATCGGTCCGCCGGATGTGAATGTAGATGTGACTGCATTCCTTGCGAGGAAAATGGCCTCGATTCAGGCTCACACTTCGCAATATCAGGCGGCGGAGCTTGTTGGAAGCCGGGAGCTGACAGCGGAGGAGATTCAAATCCGCTTCGGGCGGGAATCCTTTTGGACCTACCGGGTGGAATAA
- a CDS encoding MarR family transcriptional regulator has protein sequence MNKEEQVLMSFRDLFNKLSWLNKSKMEESLKGYKPSEVHCIEYIGQNADSNVTILAEHFYMTRSAISKITKKLMEKGYIESYQKPDNKKEIYFRLTKQGEAVSKVHEELHQEFRERDKAVFEQVTEEQYDNMLGFIEKYSRHLDTEITKLSADLKSE, from the coding sequence ATGAATAAAGAAGAACAGGTCCTGATGAGTTTCAGGGATTTATTTAACAAGCTGAGCTGGCTGAATAAATCCAAGATGGAAGAGAGTCTTAAGGGGTACAAGCCCTCTGAGGTACATTGCATCGAATATATCGGGCAAAATGCGGATTCCAACGTGACTATACTTGCAGAGCATTTTTATATGACCAGAAGTGCCATAAGTAAAATAACCAAGAAGCTCATGGAAAAGGGCTATATTGAAAGTTACCAGAAGCCGGATAATAAGAAAGAAATCTATTTCAGGCTTACTAAGCAAGGGGAAGCAGTCAGCAAAGTCCATGAGGAACTGCACCAGGAATTCCGGGAGCGGGATAAAGCCGTATTCGAGCAGGTAACCGAGGAGCAATATGACAACATGCTTGGCTTCATTGAGAAGTATAGCAGGCATTTGGATACAGAAATCACGAAGCTCAGTGCAGATTTGAAATCAGAATGA
- a CDS encoding MFS transporter, protein MFKSRSQPTQNTEQTVDRHALIFGLISVFLCGIGFTIIAPVVPFLVQPYTHNPGEQAVMVTLLTSVYAFCVFFAAPVLGALSDKFGRRPLLILCLLGSAIGYFVFGIGGALWVLFAGRIIEGITGGSISTIFAYFADIIPPEQRTKYFGWVSAVVGAGTIIGPSVGGLLAKFGYAVPMYFGAAITLLNVIYGLFFMPESLSKNNRLKEITIVRLNPFSQLASLLSMKNLNRLLISAFLLWIPNGSMQAVFSQFTMDSFSWKPVIIGLMFSIMGFQDILSQGFIMPKLLKKLSDQQIAVLGMVSEIIGYGFIAVSSLLAFYPLFIVGMFIFGFGDSIFGPSFNGMLSKSVDSSEQGRIQGGSQSIQALARMIGPLIGGQIYVSLGHAAPAVMGIILIAAAIPVLYKRAHVTM, encoded by the coding sequence ATGTTCAAATCCAGATCACAACCTACACAGAACACAGAACAAACCGTAGACAGACACGCTTTGATCTTCGGCCTTATCTCTGTATTTCTGTGCGGAATAGGCTTCACTATCATAGCGCCTGTCGTTCCATTCTTAGTGCAGCCGTATACCCATAATCCGGGAGAACAAGCGGTAATGGTTACGCTGCTGACCTCCGTTTATGCATTTTGCGTGTTTTTTGCGGCCCCGGTACTTGGAGCACTAAGCGACAAATTTGGCCGCCGTCCATTGCTCATACTATGTCTGCTCGGTTCTGCGATCGGGTACTTCGTCTTCGGGATAGGAGGAGCCCTATGGGTACTGTTCGCCGGACGGATCATAGAAGGTATAACAGGCGGGAGCATCAGCACGATCTTCGCCTATTTTGCCGACATTATTCCTCCAGAGCAAAGAACCAAGTACTTTGGCTGGGTGAGTGCGGTAGTAGGTGCAGGCACTATTATTGGGCCGAGTGTAGGCGGATTACTTGCCAAGTTTGGCTATGCTGTACCGATGTATTTTGGTGCGGCCATTACTTTATTGAATGTTATCTACGGATTATTCTTCATGCCGGAGAGTCTGAGCAAGAATAATAGACTGAAAGAGATTACCATTGTTAGACTGAATCCATTCTCACAGCTGGCCAGTCTGCTCTCCATGAAAAACTTGAACAGGCTGCTTATTTCCGCCTTCCTGCTCTGGATACCTAATGGATCTATGCAGGCTGTGTTCTCACAATTCACAATGGATTCCTTCAGCTGGAAGCCGGTAATCATCGGGCTAATGTTCTCCATTATGGGCTTCCAGGATATCCTGTCACAAGGCTTCATCATGCCCAAGCTTCTGAAGAAATTAAGTGATCAGCAGATCGCCGTGCTTGGAATGGTCTCGGAAATTATAGGCTATGGTTTCATTGCCGTCTCGTCTCTCTTAGCTTTCTATCCGCTGTTCATCGTTGGGATGTTCATCTTCGGCTTTGGCGATTCGATCTTCGGGCCTTCATTCAACGGGATGCTCTCCAAGTCTGTGGATTCGAGTGAACAAGGAAGGATTCAAGGCGGCAGCCAATCAATTCAGGCGCTGGCCAGAATGATCGGACCTCTCATTGGAGGGCAAATCTACGTTTCTCTTGGACACGCCGCACCTGCTGTTATGGGGATCATCCTTATTGCAGCAGCAATACCTGTTCTATATAAGAGAGCACATGTGACAATGTAA
- a CDS encoding sugar O-acetyltransferase, whose translation MNQKERMLAGLPYKAWLDGLTEERTAARLKVHQFNLLRPDEEEERAALIREIFGKTGEVIHIEAPFHCDYGTNISVGNNFYANFNCTILDVGRVVIGDNVMFAPNVSLYTAGHPIHPDSRNSGYEYGIAITIGNNVWIGGNVIVNPGVTIGNNVVIGAGSVVTKDIPDNVIAVGSPCRIIREITEEDRKYYYKDREFDVTDY comes from the coding sequence ATGAACCAGAAAGAAAGAATGCTTGCAGGACTTCCTTATAAAGCCTGGCTCGATGGATTAACGGAAGAGAGAACAGCTGCGAGACTGAAGGTCCACCAGTTCAATCTGCTCCGTCCCGATGAAGAAGAGGAGAGAGCAGCACTGATCCGGGAGATCTTCGGCAAGACAGGAGAGGTAATTCATATCGAAGCGCCCTTCCACTGTGATTATGGAACGAATATCTCCGTAGGGAATAATTTCTATGCTAATTTCAACTGTACCATTCTTGATGTCGGCAGAGTCGTCATCGGTGATAATGTCATGTTTGCTCCGAATGTATCGCTCTATACAGCAGGTCATCCCATCCATCCGGACTCCAGAAATTCTGGATATGAGTACGGTATTGCTATAACAATCGGCAATAATGTCTGGATAGGCGGCAATGTCATTGTGAATCCCGGCGTAACCATTGGCAACAATGTAGTAATTGGGGCTGGCAGTGTAGTGACCAAAGATATACCGGATAACGTGATCGCTGTAGGAAGCCCTTGCAGAATTATCCGTGAGATCACCGAAGAAGACCGGAAGTATTATTATAAAGACAGAGAATTTGATGTTACGGATTACTAG
- a CDS encoding LutC/YkgG family protein — MTVSSNKEAFLNTIASKLGRERKTHVQRPVIQDLIPDSYGQLTNDDLVEILKEQCFFIHTQVIESNPEILQRTLDDLIEANGGGIVMTSGDSRFEGYGLAFPEAFVWEEAAGREANIKRAESANTAIIFADCALAESGTVVVESRPDQGRSLHFLPAHYIAVIERQRLVLRSTQAAAAFNRRIQAGEPVGSSINFISGPSNSADIEMKLVVGVHGPLRATYVLI, encoded by the coding sequence ATGACAGTATCCTCGAATAAGGAGGCTTTTCTGAATACAATTGCCTCTAAGCTGGGCCGGGAACGTAAGACTCATGTTCAGCGTCCTGTTATACAGGACCTGATTCCGGACAGCTATGGCCAGCTAACTAACGACGATTTGGTAGAGATTCTTAAAGAGCAGTGTTTCTTCATTCATACTCAGGTGATTGAATCGAATCCGGAGATTCTGCAGCGGACGTTGGACGATCTTATAGAAGCGAATGGCGGCGGGATCGTAATGACTTCCGGAGATTCCCGTTTTGAGGGTTACGGGCTGGCGTTCCCGGAAGCATTCGTATGGGAGGAAGCAGCAGGAAGAGAGGCGAATATTAAGCGTGCCGAATCGGCGAATACAGCGATTATCTTCGCCGACTGCGCACTGGCCGAGTCCGGAACGGTTGTGGTGGAGAGCCGCCCGGATCAGGGCCGCTCCCTCCACTTCCTGCCTGCCCATTATATTGCGGTGATTGAGCGGCAGAGGCTTGTGCTCCGCTCCACTCAGGCAGCAGCAGCGTTTAACCGGAGAATTCAAGCCGGTGAGCCGGTGGGCTCATCCATTAATTTCATCTCCGGTCCCTCCAATTCGGCCGATATTGAAATGAAGCTCGTAGTGGGTGTACATGGACCGCTGAGAGCCACCTATGTACTTATCTAG
- a CDS encoding LutB/LldF family L-lactate oxidation iron-sulfur protein, with amino-acid sequence MSLQTDKRDFSERTLDGLGDSFMRNAVGSAQDSLKTRRLSAATTLGDWEQWRNVGQLIRQHTLQNLDYYLEQLADNVEKQGGHVYFAATKEEASSYIRDVVVRKQATKVVKSKSMVTEEIELNRVLIEAGCELIETDLGEYILQMDDWDPPSHIVAPALHKDRRQIQRVFSEKLGYTGDETPENLAGFARTVLRQKFLEAEVGITGCNFAIANLGAINLVTNEGNGDLTAAIPKTHIAVMGMERIVPTLEEMEVLDNLLCRSAVGQKLTSYITVMGPSAAGETDGPEEFHLVVVDNGRSDILGSEFNEALQCIRCGACLNVCPIYRHIGGHAYGSIYPGPIGAVITPLLGGYDDYKELPFASSLCGACTDVCPVKIPLHEQLIMHRQNIVQQRRTGAGDRLQMKAASRLLSSPALFGRSLRFAHSASRLMSKRGRIVRGPALIHGWIHARDLKQPVKQQDSFRAWMEKRKGGAEQ; translated from the coding sequence ATGAGCCTGCAAACCGATAAACGTGATTTCAGCGAACGGACATTGGACGGCCTTGGGGATTCGTTCATGCGTAATGCTGTCGGTTCAGCACAGGACAGTCTCAAGACGAGACGTCTGTCTGCCGCCACCACACTAGGGGATTGGGAGCAATGGCGGAACGTGGGCCAGCTCATCCGCCAGCATACCCTGCAGAACCTGGATTATTATCTGGAGCAGCTCGCTGATAATGTTGAGAAACAGGGCGGGCATGTCTATTTTGCTGCTACCAAAGAAGAAGCCAGCAGTTATATACGGGATGTTGTTGTGCGTAAACAGGCCACCAAGGTCGTTAAATCCAAATCCATGGTTACGGAGGAAATTGAGCTGAACCGGGTCTTGATTGAAGCCGGCTGTGAGCTGATTGAGACGGATCTTGGGGAGTATATCCTCCAAATGGATGATTGGGACCCTCCCTCGCATATCGTCGCTCCCGCATTGCATAAAGACCGGAGACAAATCCAGCGGGTGTTCTCAGAGAAGCTTGGATATACAGGCGATGAAACGCCGGAGAATCTGGCCGGATTTGCCCGGACGGTCCTGCGCCAGAAGTTCCTGGAAGCGGAAGTCGGCATCACGGGCTGCAACTTCGCCATTGCTAATCTGGGAGCGATCAATCTTGTAACCAATGAGGGCAACGGTGATCTTACGGCTGCCATTCCGAAGACACATATTGCGGTGATGGGTATGGAGCGGATTGTTCCGACCCTGGAGGAAATGGAGGTGCTGGATAACCTGCTCTGCCGCAGTGCTGTCGGACAGAAATTAACCAGCTACATTACCGTAATGGGTCCATCTGCTGCCGGAGAGACAGACGGTCCCGAGGAATTCCACCTGGTTGTCGTCGACAACGGCCGGTCCGATATTCTGGGAAGTGAATTTAACGAGGCGCTGCAGTGTATCCGCTGCGGAGCTTGCCTTAATGTCTGTCCGATCTACCGTCATATCGGCGGGCATGCTTACGGTTCGATCTACCCCGGTCCGATCGGCGCGGTAATCACCCCGCTGCTTGGCGGCTACGATGACTATAAAGAGCTGCCTTTTGCATCCAGTCTCTGCGGCGCTTGCACAGATGTCTGCCCGGTGAAGATTCCGCTGCATGAGCAGCTGATTATGCACCGTCAGAACATTGTGCAGCAGCGGAGAACAGGTGCCGGAGACCGGCTTCAGATGAAGGCAGCCAGCCGGCTGCTGTCCTCCCCTGCCCTATTCGGCCGAAGCCTGCGGTTTGCACACTCTGCCAGCCGGCTGATGAGCAAGCGCGGACGAATCGTAAGAGGGCCCGCCTTGATTCACGGCTGGATTCATGCCCGTGACCTGAAGCAGCCCGTCAAGCAGCAGGACAGCTTCCGGGCATGGATGGAGAAACGTAAAGGAGGGGCAGAGCAATGA
- a CDS encoding (Fe-S)-binding protein: MKVSIFSTCLVDLMTPDVGIAMVEVLERLGCEIDFPASQVCCGQPTYNSGYLKDSKLAMQNMMLAFEHSDYVVGPSGSCIAMFHEYPKIFKGDPQWELKAVALKEKSYEFTQFIVKVLGVTDVGASLEGTATYHRSCHMTRLLGEKETPYQLLEQVKGLQLEPLKNSDNCCGFGGTFSVKMPEISEQMVDEKCGCIKDTGADILISADMGCLLNIGGRLSRKGEPVRIMHIAEVLNQHQSVVSRGGSRT, encoded by the coding sequence GTGAAAGTCAGTATTTTCTCTACTTGTTTAGTAGACCTTATGACCCCAGATGTCGGTATTGCTATGGTTGAAGTTCTTGAGCGGCTGGGTTGTGAGATTGATTTCCCGGCTTCGCAGGTCTGCTGCGGGCAACCCACATATAACAGCGGCTATCTGAAGGATTCCAAGCTGGCTATGCAGAATATGATGCTTGCCTTCGAGCACTCCGATTATGTTGTGGGTCCGTCCGGCTCCTGTATCGCTATGTTCCATGAATACCCGAAGATCTTCAAGGGTGACCCGCAGTGGGAGTTGAAAGCGGTTGCTTTGAAGGAGAAATCCTATGAGTTCACACAGTTCATCGTCAAGGTGCTAGGCGTTACCGATGTTGGTGCAAGCCTGGAAGGAACCGCCACCTACCACCGTTCCTGCCACATGACAAGGCTGCTGGGTGAGAAGGAAACTCCGTACCAATTACTAGAACAGGTCAAAGGACTGCAGCTGGAGCCGCTCAAGAACAGCGATAACTGCTGTGGCTTTGGAGGAACCTTCTCGGTGAAAATGCCTGAGATTTCCGAGCAGATGGTGGACGAGAAATGTGGCTGTATCAAGGATACCGGAGCTGATATTCTGATTAGTGCGGATATGGGCTGCCTGCTGAATATCGGGGGCCGATTGTCCCGCAAGGGTGAGCCTGTCCGGATCATGCATATCGCGGAAGTGCTGAATCAGCATCAGTCTGTTGTAAGCAGAGGGGGAAGCCGTACATGA
- the aldA gene encoding aldehyde dehydrogenase, protein MTKHLMYIDGQFTESEGKEWIEVTNPATDEVISQVPKATRNDVIRAINAAEEAQSAWEETPAVERGRYLHAIADGIRAEADSIARLISEEVGKTLELSTVEVNFTADYLDYMAEWARRYEGEIVQSDRDNENIFVFKRAIGVTTGILPWNFPFFLIARKMAPALITGNTIVVKPSAESPNNAVAFSRIVDKAGLPKGVFNLVTGRGGEVGHELASNPKVGMVSLTGSVPAGQKVMEAAAENIIKVSLELGGKAPAIVMKDADLDLAIKAIVDSRVINTGQVCNCAERVYVHESIKDEFTSRLVEVMKAVKYGDPLKDKDIQMGPLINKAAQDSVQQKVDRAVQEGATIALGGKKVEGAGSFFEPTVITNATNDMEIVQDEIFGPVIPVISFSTLDEAIALANDSEFGLTSSLYTQNLNVAMKVIKRLKYGETYINRENFEAMQGFHAGWRKSGIGGADGKHGLNEYLQTHVVYLQYDKSVN, encoded by the coding sequence GTGACCAAGCATTTGATGTATATCGATGGCCAATTTACGGAATCCGAAGGCAAAGAATGGATCGAAGTAACCAACCCGGCAACAGATGAAGTAATCTCACAGGTTCCCAAGGCTACAAGGAATGATGTCATACGTGCCATTAATGCAGCAGAGGAAGCCCAGTCGGCCTGGGAGGAGACCCCGGCGGTGGAGAGAGGCAGATATTTGCATGCCATTGCAGACGGGATTCGCGCGGAAGCGGACAGCATCGCCAGGCTGATCTCGGAAGAAGTAGGCAAAACACTTGAATTATCTACGGTAGAGGTTAACTTTACAGCTGATTATTTGGATTATATGGCGGAATGGGCACGGCGGTATGAAGGGGAGATCGTTCAGAGCGACCGTGATAATGAGAATATCTTTGTGTTTAAACGGGCGATTGGTGTAACAACAGGCATCCTCCCCTGGAATTTCCCGTTCTTCCTGATCGCGAGAAAGATGGCTCCGGCGCTGATTACCGGCAATACGATTGTCGTCAAGCCAAGTGCGGAATCTCCGAATAATGCAGTGGCCTTCAGCCGCATTGTTGATAAAGCCGGTCTGCCCAAAGGGGTATTCAACCTGGTAACAGGCAGGGGCGGAGAAGTGGGCCATGAACTGGCCAGTAACCCGAAAGTCGGAATGGTCAGTCTTACAGGCAGCGTACCCGCCGGACAAAAGGTGATGGAGGCAGCCGCCGAGAATATCATCAAGGTCAGTCTGGAGCTTGGGGGCAAGGCACCGGCCATTGTCATGAAGGATGCCGATCTGGACCTGGCGATCAAAGCGATTGTGGATTCCCGGGTGATTAATACAGGCCAAGTCTGTAATTGTGCAGAGCGCGTCTATGTGCATGAGTCCATTAAGGATGAATTCACCTCCCGCCTGGTAGAGGTTATGAAGGCAGTGAAATACGGAGACCCGCTCAAGGATAAGGATATTCAGATGGGACCTCTGATTAATAAGGCCGCACAAGATTCAGTTCAGCAGAAGGTAGACCGGGCAGTACAAGAGGGCGCCACAATTGCGCTCGGAGGCAAAAAGGTGGAAGGTGCAGGCAGCTTCTTCGAGCCGACGGTCATTACGAATGCAACCAACGACATGGAGATTGTGCAGGATGAAATCTTCGGACCGGTCATCCCGGTCATATCGTTCTCAACTCTGGATGAAGCGATCGCGCTTGCCAACGACAGTGAATTCGGCTTAACCTCGTCCTTATATACCCAGAATCTTAACGTAGCCATGAAAGTGATTAAACGCCTGAAATATGGTGAAACCTATATCAACCGCGAGAATTTCGAGGCGATGCAGGGCTTCCACGCAGGCTGGAGAAAGTCCGGGATCGGTGGAGCGGACGGCAAACACGGGTTGAACGAATATCTGCAGACACATGTAGTCTATCTACAATATGATAAGTCGGTTAATTAA
- a CDS encoding GNAT family N-acetyltransferase — MRIEELNQEQNQQEISGLLEEHSRRMDDSIPPYEREVISLAAYEGDTYVGGITGDMVWKILNVHLLAVDPVYRGNGLGAILLKELEDRARSRGCKVSELTTMSWQAPHFYQKQGYGIFGEIHDCPQEGQTKYYLKKSLE, encoded by the coding sequence TTGAGAATCGAAGAGTTAAATCAGGAGCAGAATCAGCAGGAAATCTCGGGATTACTGGAGGAACATAGCCGGCGTATGGACGACAGCATTCCGCCTTATGAGCGCGAAGTCATCTCGCTGGCAGCGTATGAAGGCGATACATATGTTGGGGGCATTACTGGAGATATGGTCTGGAAGATTCTAAATGTTCATCTGCTGGCCGTCGATCCCGTCTATAGAGGCAATGGACTAGGCGCAATATTGCTCAAGGAGCTGGAAGACAGGGCCCGGTCGCGCGGCTGCAAGGTGAGCGAATTAACGACTATGAGCTGGCAGGCTCCGCACTTTTATCAGAAGCAGGGGTATGGGATCTTCGGTGAGATCCATGATTGTCCCCAGGAAGGCCAGACGAAATATTATTTGAAGAAAAGTCTTGAATAG
- a CDS encoding metal ABC transporter ATP-binding protein, whose product MEIKDLNVDYFGNSALENVNLSIPFGHTVGIIGPNGAGKSTLIKALLEVIKKRTGSVRVEGRDISEYKRKIAYVPQKNDIDLTFPITVKDTVLTGTYPNLKIFRRPGKKERERAEECMAMVDISDLANKQISNLSGGQLQRVFIARALAQGADVFFLDEPFVGIDMVSEKIIVNLLKQLREEGKTILVVHHDLHEVEEYFDKIIILNKKLIAFGDVKDTFTTGNIRAAYGASLGNVIIKGAGGAEHD is encoded by the coding sequence ATCGAGATTAAAGACCTGAACGTTGATTATTTCGGCAATTCTGCACTGGAGAATGTAAATCTCTCGATCCCCTTCGGGCATACGGTGGGTATCATCGGACCGAATGGCGCAGGGAAATCAACACTGATTAAGGCTTTATTAGAAGTGATTAAGAAGAGAACTGGCTCGGTCAGGGTTGAGGGCAGGGATATTTCGGAGTACAAACGGAAGATTGCCTACGTGCCGCAAAAAAACGATATTGATCTCACGTTTCCAATCACGGTGAAGGATACGGTGCTGACGGGAACGTACCCGAACTTGAAAATCTTCCGGCGACCCGGCAAGAAAGAGCGGGAACGGGCCGAAGAATGTATGGCGATGGTGGACATAAGCGACCTAGCGAATAAACAAATCAGCAATTTATCCGGCGGCCAGCTGCAAAGAGTCTTTATTGCCCGGGCACTCGCCCAGGGAGCGGACGTCTTTTTCCTGGATGAACCGTTTGTCGGCATCGATATGGTCAGTGAGAAGATTATTGTGAATCTGCTGAAGCAACTGCGTGAAGAGGGGAAAACCATTCTCGTCGTTCACCATGATCTGCATGAGGTGGAAGAGTATTTTGACAAAATTATTATCCTGAATAAAAAACTGATCGCCTTTGGAGATGTGAAAGATACCTTCACTACCGGCAATATCCGCGCAGCATATGGTGCCTCCTTGGGCAATGTGATCATCAAAGGGGCAGGAGGGGCCGAACATGATTAA
- a CDS encoding metal ABC transporter permease — translation MINVMSDLFNIPVYALNAGLSAIILGIVSGALGSFIVLRKMSLMGDALSHAVLPGVALSYILGINILLGASLFGLLAAILIQFITSRSTIKSDTSIGIILSSFFALGIVLITFAKSGLDLTHILFGNILAVPQSELTQSFIIMLVVIAIIVLLYKELLISSFDPVVAKAYGLKTGFYHYLLMMLLSVVTVSSLSQVGIVLVIAMLVIPAATSYLWTHTLIHMIVLASAVGAVSGIVGVYLSFGFNLPTSATIVLVGVSLFAGSFILSPKNNFLRKGLKQG, via the coding sequence ATGATTAATGTTATGTCAGACTTGTTCAACATCCCGGTCTACGCGCTTAACGCCGGCTTATCCGCTATCATCCTGGGCATTGTATCGGGGGCGCTGGGCAGCTTCATTGTTCTCCGGAAGATGTCGCTGATGGGCGACGCTTTATCTCATGCTGTACTGCCTGGTGTAGCCTTGTCCTACATACTGGGGATCAACATCCTGCTGGGCGCATCCCTGTTTGGCCTGTTAGCCGCCATCCTCATTCAATTCATTACAAGCCGCAGTACGATCAAAAGCGACACCTCCATCGGCATTATACTCAGTTCATTTTTCGCCCTGGGGATTGTCCTCATTACTTTTGCCAAAAGCGGTCTGGATCTGACTCATATTCTGTTCGGGAATATCCTCGCTGTTCCGCAGTCTGAGTTAACGCAATCTTTCATCATCATGCTCGTTGTGATTGCCATTATTGTATTGCTGTATAAAGAGCTGCTGATCAGTTCGTTCGATCCGGTAGTTGCCAAGGCTTATGGTTTAAAAACAGGCTTCTACCATTATCTGCTGATGATGCTGCTGTCTGTAGTTACGGTATCCTCGTTATCGCAAGTGGGGATTGTGCTGGTCATTGCGATGCTGGTGATCCCGGCAGCCACCTCCTATTTATGGACCCATACGCTGATCCACATGATTGTATTAGCCTCTGCGGTGGGTGCGGTATCGGGAATTGTAGGTGTGTATCTCAGCTTTGGCTTTAATCTCCCGACAAGTGCCACGATAGTACTGGTGGGTGTGAGCCTGTTCGCGGGCTCCTTCATACTGTCACCCAAAAATAATTTCTTAAGGAAAGGGCTGAAGCAAGGATGA